From the genome of Geminocystis herdmanii PCC 6308, one region includes:
- a CDS encoding ABC transporter ATP-binding protein: protein MNDKPTVVETYQLSKIYRTGFWMNTKVPSLKDCTLKVYQGETFGLLGPNGAGKTTLLKTLLGIIQPTSGKALLLGKPLGDKTTKQRVGYLPENAYYYDFLTAWEFLGFIADIFQIPKSQHQQKILHLLDLVGLAQKTAKKKQLRQYSKGMLQRVGMAQALINDPEIVFFDEPMSGLDPMGRYQVRQIILSLKEQGKTIFFNSHVLSDVEKICDRIAILARGELLNIGSLDDILGTKESYHVVVQGGKEEELQEWLTHIKRENDFISGELRQNSDGFVNYLQGTSAKLISMNLSRDSLEEYFIRQLEEKGITSSQ from the coding sequence ATGAACGATAAACCCACAGTAGTAGAAACCTATCAATTAAGTAAAATTTATCGTACAGGTTTTTGGATGAATACCAAAGTTCCTTCCTTAAAAGATTGTACACTGAAAGTATATCAAGGAGAAACTTTTGGCTTATTAGGTCCTAATGGTGCAGGAAAAACCACTTTACTGAAAACCCTTCTCGGTATTATTCAGCCCACCTCTGGCAAAGCCTTATTACTAGGAAAACCTTTAGGAGACAAAACCACCAAGCAAAGAGTCGGTTATTTACCCGAAAATGCTTATTATTACGATTTTTTGACAGCTTGGGAGTTTTTAGGCTTCATCGCCGATATATTTCAGATTCCTAAATCTCAACATCAACAAAAAATTTTACACTTGTTAGATTTAGTGGGATTAGCCCAAAAAACCGCTAAAAAGAAACAATTAAGACAGTATTCTAAAGGAATGTTGCAAAGAGTAGGTATGGCACAAGCCTTAATTAATGATCCTGAAATTGTCTTTTTTGATGAACCTATGTCTGGTTTAGACCCTATGGGACGTTATCAGGTTAGACAAATTATACTATCTCTCAAGGAACAAGGCAAGACCATTTTTTTCAATTCTCATGTCTTGTCTGATGTGGAGAAAATATGCGATCGAATTGCCATTTTAGCACGGGGTGAACTGTTAAATATCGGTTCACTAGACGACATTCTCGGCACAAAAGAAAGTTATCATGTAGTGGTGCAAGGTGGAAAAGAAGAAGAATTACAAGAATGGCTAACCCATATAAAAAGGGAAAATGACTTTATTAGTGGTGAATTAAGACAAAATAGCGATGGTTTTGTCAACTATTTACAAGGCACTTCCGCTAAATTAATTAGCATGAATTTAAGTCGTGATTCCCTCGAAGAATATTTTATTCGTCAATTAGAAGAAAAAGGAATTACCTCCAGCCAATAA
- a CDS encoding ATP-dependent Clp protease ATP-binding subunit — translation MFERFTEKAIKVIMLAQEEARRLGHNFVGTEQILLGLIGEGTGVAAKVLKSMGVNLKDARIEVEKIIGRGSGFVAVEIPFTPRAKRVLELSLEEARQLGHNYIGTEHLLLGLIREGEGVAARVLENLGVDLGKVRTQVIRMLGETETTPVGVGGGNRSNKTPTLDEFGSNLTVLATEGKLDPVVGRQKEIERVIQILGRRTKNNPVLIGEPGVGKTALAEGLAQRIANKDIPDLLEDKKVVTLDVGLLVAGTKYRGEFEERLKKIMDEIRQAGNVILVIDEVHTLIGAGAAEGAIDAANILKPALARGELQCIGATTLDEYRKHIERDAALARRFQPVMVGEPSVEETIEILYGLRERYEQHHKLKISDEALTAAAQLSDRYISDRYLPDKAIDLVDEAGSRVRLMNSQLPAEAKELDKELRQVLKEKDEAVRSQDFDKAGELRDREMEIKAEIRGLADLKKKNPQVTDSPVVTEEEIAHIVASWTGVPVQKLTESEAEKLLNMEDTLHQRIIGQEDAVKAISRAIRRARVGLKNPNRPIASFIFSGPTGVGKTELTKALATYFFGSEDAMIRLDMSEYMERHTVSKLIGSPPGYVGYNEGGQLTEAVRRRPYTVVLFDEIEKAHPDVFNLLLQILEDGRLTDSKGRTVDFKNTLLIMTSNIGSKVIEKGGGGLGFELESDQSESQYNRIKSLVNEELKNYFRPEFLNRLDEIIVFRQLNKEEVKEISELLLKEVFARLTEQEIYLQVTDKFKERLVEEGFNPAYGARPLRRAIMRLLEDVLAEEILSKRLQEGDTATVDIDEDGKVAIKATEKENPLLVKAGV, via the coding sequence ATGTTTGAACGCTTCACAGAAAAGGCGATCAAGGTGATCATGTTAGCCCAAGAGGAAGCTCGTCGCTTGGGTCATAACTTCGTAGGTACTGAGCAAATCCTGCTCGGTTTGATTGGAGAGGGTACTGGTGTCGCCGCCAAAGTACTGAAATCTATGGGTGTTAACCTCAAGGATGCTCGGATCGAGGTTGAAAAAATTATCGGTCGAGGTTCTGGCTTTGTAGCGGTGGAAATTCCCTTTACTCCCAGAGCTAAACGAGTCTTAGAGTTATCCTTAGAGGAAGCTCGTCAATTAGGACACAATTACATTGGTACAGAACACCTACTTCTCGGTTTAATTCGTGAAGGAGAAGGAGTCGCCGCTAGAGTTTTAGAAAATCTTGGGGTGGATTTAGGTAAAGTTCGTACTCAGGTTATTCGTATGTTAGGGGAAACCGAAACTACTCCTGTGGGGGTGGGCGGTGGTAATCGATCGAACAAAACTCCGACTTTGGATGAATTTGGCTCAAATTTAACGGTTTTAGCTACTGAGGGTAAATTAGACCCCGTAGTTGGTCGTCAAAAAGAAATTGAGCGTGTTATTCAAATTCTCGGTCGTCGTACCAAAAATAACCCCGTGTTAATTGGTGAACCGGGAGTAGGTAAAACTGCTCTTGCTGAAGGTTTAGCCCAACGCATCGCTAATAAAGACATACCTGATTTATTAGAAGATAAAAAAGTAGTCACCCTTGATGTGGGCTTATTAGTGGCTGGTACTAAATATCGTGGGGAATTTGAAGAAAGACTCAAAAAAATCATGGACGAAATTCGTCAAGCAGGAAATGTTATTCTTGTAATTGATGAAGTTCATACTTTGATTGGTGCTGGTGCAGCCGAAGGAGCGATCGATGCGGCAAACATCCTTAAACCTGCTTTGGCAAGGGGTGAATTGCAATGTATCGGGGCGACTACCCTCGATGAATACCGCAAACACATCGAAAGAGATGCGGCCTTAGCGAGACGTTTTCAACCCGTCATGGTGGGTGAACCGAGCGTAGAAGAAACCATCGAAATCTTATATGGACTACGGGAACGTTATGAGCAACATCACAAGCTGAAAATTTCTGATGAAGCGCTTACCGCCGCCGCTCAATTGTCCGATCGATATATCAGCGATCGTTATTTACCTGACAAAGCTATTGACTTAGTCGATGAAGCTGGTTCAAGGGTTCGTTTAATGAATTCTCAGTTACCCGCCGAAGCCAAAGAGTTAGATAAAGAATTGAGACAGGTTTTAAAAGAAAAAGACGAAGCTGTAAGATCACAAGACTTCGATAAAGCAGGAGAACTGCGCGATCGAGAAATGGAAATCAAAGCGGAAATTCGTGGTTTAGCGGATCTGAAGAAGAAAAATCCTCAAGTTACCGATAGCCCAGTGGTGACAGAAGAAGAAATCGCTCACATCGTCGCTTCTTGGACTGGTGTACCCGTTCAGAAACTCACAGAATCCGAAGCCGAAAAACTCTTAAACATGGAAGACACTCTCCATCAAAGAATTATCGGGCAGGAAGACGCTGTAAAAGCCATTTCACGCGCCATCAGACGGGCAAGAGTGGGCTTGAAAAACCCCAATCGTCCGATCGCATCCTTTATCTTCTCTGGTCCTACAGGGGTAGGAAAAACCGAACTTACCAAAGCCTTAGCAACCTATTTCTTTGGTTCAGAAGATGCTATGATCCGTTTGGATATGTCTGAGTACATGGAACGTCACACAGTATCCAAATTAATCGGCTCACCTCCGGGGTATGTCGGCTATAACGAAGGCGGACAATTAACCGAAGCCGTACGTCGTCGCCCTTATACCGTTGTTCTTTTCGATGAAATTGAGAAAGCACACCCAGACGTATTCAACTTACTTTTACAAATCCTTGAAGATGGACGTTTAACGGATTCTAAAGGACGTACCGTTGACTTCAAAAATACCTTATTAATCATGACTTCCAACATCGGTTCAAAAGTAATCGAAAAAGGAGGCGGTGGATTAGGTTTTGAACTCGAAAGCGATCAGTCAGAATCTCAATACAACCGTATCAAGTCTTTAGTCAATGAGGAATTGAAAAACTACTTCCGCCCTGAGTTTCTCAACCGTCTCGATGAAATTATCGTCTTCCGTCAACTTAATAAAGAGGAAGTCAAGGAAATTTCCGAACTCTTGCTCAAGGAAGTCTTTGCTCGTTTAACAGAGCAGGAAATCTACTTACAAGTGACAGACAAATTCAAAGAGCGTTTAGTAGAAGAAGGTTTCAACCCTGCCTATGGCGCTCGTCCATTACGTCGTGCCATTATGCGACTTTTAGAAGACGTATTAGCGGAAGAAATCCTGTCGAAACGTCTCCAAGAAGGCGACACTGCTACAGTGGATATTGACGAGGATGGAAAAGTAGCCATTAAAGCCACTGAAAAAGAAAATCCTTTGTTAGTCAAAGCTGGTGTCTAA
- a CDS encoding HAD-IIB family hydrolase produces MLNKLLICTDLDRTLIPNGDAPESPQARNLFTQLVTQSHVTLAYVTGRDKSLVQNAIEQYQLPFPNFVIADVGSTIYTLENSQWLRLKDWDNHIGKDWQHKNYADLISLFTDIKQCQLQEKEKQGLHKLSYYISLDIDIENIINKISLILENANLKSNLIWSIDEEKKIGLLDILPQSSNKFRSIEYLMKNKDFTLENTVFSGDSGNDLDVLISPIKSILVANAHQEVKEKVNSYIQETGDTNSIYIAQGNYLNMNGNYSAGILEGIAHYFPPIS; encoded by the coding sequence ATGCTCAATAAACTGTTAATTTGTACCGATTTAGATAGAACTTTAATTCCTAATGGTGATGCACCAGAATCTCCTCAAGCTAGAAATTTATTCACTCAATTAGTTACTCAATCTCATGTGACTTTAGCTTATGTAACTGGACGAGATAAAAGTTTAGTACAAAATGCCATCGAACAATATCAATTACCTTTTCCTAATTTTGTGATTGCTGATGTAGGTTCAACTATTTATACCCTAGAAAATAGTCAATGGTTAAGGTTAAAAGATTGGGATAATCACATAGGAAAGGATTGGCAACATAAAAATTATGCGGATTTAATCTCTCTTTTTACAGATATTAAACAGTGTCAATTACAGGAAAAAGAAAAACAGGGTTTACATAAATTAAGTTACTATATTTCCCTTGATATTGACATCGAAAATATTATCAATAAAATTTCTTTAATCTTAGAAAATGCTAATTTAAAATCGAACTTAATTTGGAGTATTGATGAAGAAAAAAAAATTGGTTTATTAGATATTTTACCTCAATCTTCTAACAAATTTCGCTCGATCGAGTATTTAATGAAAAATAAAGATTTTACCTTAGAAAATACCGTATTTTCTGGGGATAGTGGCAACGATTTAGATGTGTTAATTAGCCCGATTAAATCAATTTTAGTAGCTAATGCTCATCAAGAAGTCAAAGAAAAAGTTAACTCTTATATCCAAGAAACAGGAGATACAAATTCTATTTATATCGCCCAAGGAAATTACTTAAATATGAATGGAAATTATAGTGCAGGAATTTTAGAAGGTATTGCCCATTATTTCCCCCCTATATCGTAA
- a CDS encoding class I SAM-dependent methyltransferase: MKDFIRQLSQKYLENNQPSGWFEELYTLANQNPEKIPWALLKPNPYLQQWLTENETPISSPKAVVVGCGLGDDAEALQKKGYEVTAFDISPTAINWCRQRFPDSSVNYQTADVFNLPSHWQQEFDLVWECRTIQALPLNVREKVISSIVSLLKPDGTLLMVTNIRDTEEVPESPPWALSETELNYFTSLGLKEKNRPNRSSFPLSANVLWLELVLGISD, translated from the coding sequence ATGAAAGATTTTATCCGTCAATTAAGCCAAAAATATCTCGAAAATAATCAACCTTCAGGATGGTTTGAAGAATTATATACTTTGGCGAATCAAAATCCAGAAAAGATACCTTGGGCATTATTAAAACCTAATCCCTATTTGCAACAATGGTTAACAGAAAATGAAACTCCGATTTCATCACCAAAAGCGGTGGTTGTGGGTTGCGGTTTAGGAGATGATGCGGAAGCCTTGCAAAAAAAAGGTTATGAAGTGACAGCCTTTGATATTTCTCCCACTGCCATTAATTGGTGTCGTCAAAGATTTCCTGATTCTTCCGTGAATTATCAGACGGCGGATGTGTTTAATTTACCTTCCCATTGGCAACAAGAATTTGATTTAGTTTGGGAATGTCGCACCATTCAAGCCTTGCCTCTTAATGTTCGAGAAAAAGTGATCAGCTCGATCGTATCTTTACTCAAACCTGATGGTACACTTTTGATGGTAACTAATATCAGGGATACCGAAGAAGTACCAGAAAGCCCACCTTGGGCATTATCTGAAACAGAATTAAATTATTTTACTTCCTTGGGATTAAAAGAAAAAAATCGTCCTAATCGATCGTCTTTCCCATTATCCGCAAATGTTTTATGGTTAGAATTAGTGTTAGGAATTAGTGATTAG
- a CDS encoding formylglycine-generating enzyme family protein: MNNCQKYKYQVVTINLTTFNNHSSNTLSLNKVEKEGDFFEVQLSENNRLEMVHIPQGQFIMGTPETEQGRSKDETPQHEVSIESFFVSKYPITQKQYLAVMEENPSFFQGENKPVENISWFDAQNFCEKLSSLTEKKFRLLTESEWEYVCRAGTNCPFSFGRSITPELANYKANYGYGDGSGGKWKQETTEVGSFYANDFGLYDLHGNVWEWCQDHWHENYNGSPTDGSAWLDIPADEDDDLPRVIRGGSWDDTAYYCRSGVRLWTLPQFKGKLIGFRVACDS, encoded by the coding sequence ATGAATAATTGTCAAAAATATAAGTATCAGGTTGTAACGATAAATTTAACCACATTTAATAATCATAGTTCTAATACTTTAAGTTTAAATAAAGTAGAAAAGGAAGGAGATTTTTTTGAGGTACAACTATCGGAAAATAACCGATTAGAAATGGTACATATTCCTCAAGGACAGTTTATCATGGGAACTCCAGAAACTGAACAGGGAAGAAGTAAAGACGAAACTCCTCAACATGAAGTATCGATCGAATCTTTTTTTGTGAGTAAATATCCCATAACTCAGAAACAATATTTAGCGGTGATGGAGGAAAATCCCTCTTTTTTTCAGGGAGAGAATAAACCCGTAGAAAATATTTCTTGGTTTGATGCGCAGAATTTTTGTGAAAAACTATCTTCCCTTACAGAGAAAAAATTTCGTTTATTAACAGAGTCTGAATGGGAATATGTTTGTAGAGCAGGAACTAACTGCCCTTTTTCTTTTGGCAGAAGTATCACCCCAGAGTTAGCTAATTATAAAGCTAATTATGGTTATGGAGACGGTAGTGGCGGAAAGTGGAAACAGGAAACCACAGAGGTAGGCAGTTTTTACGCTAATGATTTTGGCTTATATGATCTTCATGGTAACGTGTGGGAATGGTGTCAAGATCATTGGCACGAAAATTATAATGGAAGTCCGACAGATGGTAGTGCTTGGTTAGATATACCTGCCGATGAAGATGACGATTTACCCAGAGTAATTAGGGGTGGTTCGTGGGATGATACTGCTTATTATTGTCGATCGGGGGTAAGATTATGGACGTTACCCCAATTCAAGGGGAAATTGATCGGTTTTCGAGTAGCCTGTGATTCTTAG